Proteins from a genomic interval of Lathamus discolor isolate bLatDis1 chromosome 19, bLatDis1.hap1, whole genome shotgun sequence:
- the CD46 gene encoding membrane cofactor protein isoform X3 has product MRLSPALRLRRRPAERRRAAVVVEAAATMGLQLRPPARAPGLVLGLVLALSWLGGTRAQDTCEPPDRLQYAELEETFSTMSSFPVGSTVSYICRPGYVRIAGKSLTRTCGEDLQWSPTEKFCTERKCRHPGELGDGFVNVTDLTFGSKATFSCRAGFRLRGTSEITCVIKNEGVDWDRDLPLCERIPCKPPPSIANGHHTEAANYVYQTAVTYTCDEAPKGADPFSMIGSATIFCTYDADLNGVWSEEPPQCKVVKCENPKVENGKKTSGFGPSYTYRDSVMFECDPGYVMTGSEVITCGENNTWSPPKPTCKKSGPISSDVTPHINYGKVIDGQKPSYSVGDMITIECYTGYTLHGEARIQYIGENRWAPAVPTCQLSAYITAIICVIVAVVVFLAAFWVYKKFFAQNGSYTVDESCKETCILKAS; this is encoded by the exons ATGCGCCTCAGCCCCGCGCTGCGTCTCCGGCGTCGCCCGGCTGAGAGGCGCCGAGCGGCCGTGGTAGTTGAGGCCGCCGCGACCATGGGGCTGCAGCTCCGCCCGCCCGCTCGGGCCCCGGGGCTCGTGTTGGGGCTTGTGCTGGCGCTGTCGTGGCTCGGCGGAACGCGGGCTCAGG ACACGTGTGAGCCTCCAGACAGGCTGCAGTATGCAGAACTTGAAGAGACATTCAGCACAATGAGCAGTTTTCCCGTTGGAAGCACGGTGTCGTACATCTGCCGGCCGGGGTATGTGAGAATTGCTGGAAAATCATTAACTCGGACATGTGGTGAAGACTTACAGTGGTCACCCACAGAGAAGTTCTGTACAG AGAGAAAATGTAGGCATCCAGGCGAACTGGGAGATGGCTTTGTTAATGTGACAGATCTTACATTTGGTTCAAAAGCTACTTTTTCTTGTAGAGCAGG ATTCCGATTACGAGGAACTAGTGAAATTACCTgtgtaattaaaaatgaaggtGTTGACTGGGATAGAGATCTTCCCCTTTGTGAAA GAATTCCTTGCAAACCTCCTCCAAGTATAGCAAATGGGCACCACACTGAAGCAGCCAACTATGTTTATCAGACCGCAGTAACCTATACATGTGACGAGGCACCAAAAGGCGCAGATCCCTTCTCGATGATTGGCTCGGCTACTATTTTCTGCACATATGATGCAGACTTAAATGGTGTTTGGAGCGAAGAACCTCCACAATGTAAAG TGGTCAAATGCGAAAACCCGAAAGttgagaatggaaaaaaaacaagtggaTTTGGGCCTTCCTATACCTACAGGGACTCTGTCATGTTTGAGTGTGATCCAGGCTATGTCATGACTGGATCAGAGGTAATTACCTGTGGAGAAAATAACACCTGGTCTCCTCCAAAACCAACTTGTAAGAAAA GTGGGCCTATAAGTTCTGATGTGACTCCACATATAAATTATGGTAAAGTAATTGATGGACAAAAACCTTCATATTCCGTGGGGGATATGATTACGATTGAATGTTACACAGGCTACACGTTACATGGGGAAGCTCGAATTCAGTATATTGGAGAAAATCGCTGGGCTCCTGCAGTGCCAACGTGCCAGTTAA GTGCCTATATTACAGCCATCATTTGTG TGATTGTGGCAGTCGTTGTGTTCCTGGCAGCCTTCTGGGTCTATAAGAAGTTCTTTGCACAAAATGG CTCATACACAGTTGATGAGAGTTGCAaggaaacatgtattttaaaagccagcTGA
- the CD46 gene encoding membrane cofactor protein isoform X1: MRLSPALRLRRRPAERRRAAVVVEAAATMGLQLRPPARAPGLVLGLVLALSWLGGTRAQDTCEPPDRLQYAELEETFSTMSSFPVGSTVSYICRPGYVRIAGKSLTRTCGEDLQWSPTEKFCTERKCRHPGELGDGFVNVTDLTFGSKATFSCRAGFRLRGTSEITCVIKNEGVDWDRDLPLCERIPCKPPPSIANGHHTEAANYVYQTAVTYTCDEAPKGADPFSMIGSATIFCTYDADLNGVWSEEPPQCKVVKCENPKVENGKKTSGFGPSYTYRDSVMFECDPGYVMTGSEVITCGENNTWSPPKPTCKKITRSVCGAPAITHGVVIPAKSVYEAGESVQIKCSDHCTFPHGAEEMTVTCQGQNTWSSLQDCACGPISSDVTPHINYGKVIDGQKPSYSVGDMITIECYTGYTLHGEARIQYIGENRWAPAVPTCQLSAYITAIICVIVAVVVFLAAFWVYKKFFAQNGSYTVDESCKETCILKAS; the protein is encoded by the exons ATGCGCCTCAGCCCCGCGCTGCGTCTCCGGCGTCGCCCGGCTGAGAGGCGCCGAGCGGCCGTGGTAGTTGAGGCCGCCGCGACCATGGGGCTGCAGCTCCGCCCGCCCGCTCGGGCCCCGGGGCTCGTGTTGGGGCTTGTGCTGGCGCTGTCGTGGCTCGGCGGAACGCGGGCTCAGG ACACGTGTGAGCCTCCAGACAGGCTGCAGTATGCAGAACTTGAAGAGACATTCAGCACAATGAGCAGTTTTCCCGTTGGAAGCACGGTGTCGTACATCTGCCGGCCGGGGTATGTGAGAATTGCTGGAAAATCATTAACTCGGACATGTGGTGAAGACTTACAGTGGTCACCCACAGAGAAGTTCTGTACAG AGAGAAAATGTAGGCATCCAGGCGAACTGGGAGATGGCTTTGTTAATGTGACAGATCTTACATTTGGTTCAAAAGCTACTTTTTCTTGTAGAGCAGG ATTCCGATTACGAGGAACTAGTGAAATTACCTgtgtaattaaaaatgaaggtGTTGACTGGGATAGAGATCTTCCCCTTTGTGAAA GAATTCCTTGCAAACCTCCTCCAAGTATAGCAAATGGGCACCACACTGAAGCAGCCAACTATGTTTATCAGACCGCAGTAACCTATACATGTGACGAGGCACCAAAAGGCGCAGATCCCTTCTCGATGATTGGCTCGGCTACTATTTTCTGCACATATGATGCAGACTTAAATGGTGTTTGGAGCGAAGAACCTCCACAATGTAAAG TGGTCAAATGCGAAAACCCGAAAGttgagaatggaaaaaaaacaagtggaTTTGGGCCTTCCTATACCTACAGGGACTCTGTCATGTTTGAGTGTGATCCAGGCTATGTCATGACTGGATCAGAGGTAATTACCTGTGGAGAAAATAACACCTGGTCTCCTCCAAAACCAACTTGTAAGAAAA TTACTAGAAGTGTGTGTGGTGCCCCGGCGATAACACATGGAGTAGTGATTCCAGCAAAATCGGTGTATGAAGCAGGAGAGTCTGTTCAGATTAAGTGCAGTGATCATTGTACTTTCCCTCATGGCGCTGAAGAGATGACAGTAACTTGCCAAGGACAGAATACATGGAGTTCTTTACAAGACTGTGCAT GTGGGCCTATAAGTTCTGATGTGACTCCACATATAAATTATGGTAAAGTAATTGATGGACAAAAACCTTCATATTCCGTGGGGGATATGATTACGATTGAATGTTACACAGGCTACACGTTACATGGGGAAGCTCGAATTCAGTATATTGGAGAAAATCGCTGGGCTCCTGCAGTGCCAACGTGCCAGTTAA GTGCCTATATTACAGCCATCATTTGTG TGATTGTGGCAGTCGTTGTGTTCCTGGCAGCCTTCTGGGTCTATAAGAAGTTCTTTGCACAAAATGG CTCATACACAGTTGATGAGAGTTGCAaggaaacatgtattttaaaagccagcTGA
- the CD46 gene encoding membrane cofactor protein isoform X2 — translation MRLSPALRLRRRPAERRRAAVVVEAAATMGLQLRPPARAPGLVLGLVLALSWLGGTRAQDTCEPPDRLQYAELEETFSTMSSFPVGSTVSYICRPGYVRIAGKSLTRTCGEDLQWSPTEKFCTERKCRHPGELGDGFVNVTDLTFGSKATFSCRAGFRLRGTSEITCVIKNEGVDWDRDLPLCERIPCKPPPSIANGHHTEAANYVYQTAVTYTCDEAPKGADPFSMIGSATIFCTYDADLNGVWSEEPPQCKVVKCENPKVENGKKTSGFGPSYTYRDSVMFECDPGYVMTGSEVITCGENNTWSPPKPTCKKITRSVCGAPAITHGVVIPAKSVYEAGESVQIKCSDHCTFPHGAEEMTVTCQGQNTWSSLQDCACGPISSDVTPHINYGKVIDGQKPSYSVGDMITIECYTGYTLHGEARIQYIGENRWAPAVPTCQLSAYITAIICVIVAVVVFLAAFWVYKKFFAQNGKRDSTPCTAEYKICKA, via the exons ATGCGCCTCAGCCCCGCGCTGCGTCTCCGGCGTCGCCCGGCTGAGAGGCGCCGAGCGGCCGTGGTAGTTGAGGCCGCCGCGACCATGGGGCTGCAGCTCCGCCCGCCCGCTCGGGCCCCGGGGCTCGTGTTGGGGCTTGTGCTGGCGCTGTCGTGGCTCGGCGGAACGCGGGCTCAGG ACACGTGTGAGCCTCCAGACAGGCTGCAGTATGCAGAACTTGAAGAGACATTCAGCACAATGAGCAGTTTTCCCGTTGGAAGCACGGTGTCGTACATCTGCCGGCCGGGGTATGTGAGAATTGCTGGAAAATCATTAACTCGGACATGTGGTGAAGACTTACAGTGGTCACCCACAGAGAAGTTCTGTACAG AGAGAAAATGTAGGCATCCAGGCGAACTGGGAGATGGCTTTGTTAATGTGACAGATCTTACATTTGGTTCAAAAGCTACTTTTTCTTGTAGAGCAGG ATTCCGATTACGAGGAACTAGTGAAATTACCTgtgtaattaaaaatgaaggtGTTGACTGGGATAGAGATCTTCCCCTTTGTGAAA GAATTCCTTGCAAACCTCCTCCAAGTATAGCAAATGGGCACCACACTGAAGCAGCCAACTATGTTTATCAGACCGCAGTAACCTATACATGTGACGAGGCACCAAAAGGCGCAGATCCCTTCTCGATGATTGGCTCGGCTACTATTTTCTGCACATATGATGCAGACTTAAATGGTGTTTGGAGCGAAGAACCTCCACAATGTAAAG TGGTCAAATGCGAAAACCCGAAAGttgagaatggaaaaaaaacaagtggaTTTGGGCCTTCCTATACCTACAGGGACTCTGTCATGTTTGAGTGTGATCCAGGCTATGTCATGACTGGATCAGAGGTAATTACCTGTGGAGAAAATAACACCTGGTCTCCTCCAAAACCAACTTGTAAGAAAA TTACTAGAAGTGTGTGTGGTGCCCCGGCGATAACACATGGAGTAGTGATTCCAGCAAAATCGGTGTATGAAGCAGGAGAGTCTGTTCAGATTAAGTGCAGTGATCATTGTACTTTCCCTCATGGCGCTGAAGAGATGACAGTAACTTGCCAAGGACAGAATACATGGAGTTCTTTACAAGACTGTGCAT GTGGGCCTATAAGTTCTGATGTGACTCCACATATAAATTATGGTAAAGTAATTGATGGACAAAAACCTTCATATTCCGTGGGGGATATGATTACGATTGAATGTTACACAGGCTACACGTTACATGGGGAAGCTCGAATTCAGTATATTGGAGAAAATCGCTGGGCTCCTGCAGTGCCAACGTGCCAGTTAA GTGCCTATATTACAGCCATCATTTGTG TGATTGTGGCAGTCGTTGTGTTCCTGGCAGCCTTCTGGGTCTATAAGAAGTTCTTTGCACAAAATGG